The stretch of DNA GCACATCAATGGTGGCCAGCCGCTGCAGCTCACCCTCGAGCTGCTTCTTTTCCGTAATGTCTTCGGCGATGCCGACGATGATCGGCCCGCGCGCGCTGTCGGCACTGTGGGCGATGAAGCACTTGTCGCTCAGCCAACGCAGCTGCCCGTCGGCACGGATGATGCGGTACTCGCGCTCTTCAACGGCGCCTTTGTCCAGCACCTCGAGCATGGTCTGTTGCGCGTACTCCAGATCGTCCGGGTAGATGCTGTTGCGCCACTCCCCATAATCGGCCAGCAACAAGGCGGCTGAGCGACCGAACACCTGCTCGTACGCCGGGCTGACGTAAATCATCTGTTGCGCCTGCCAATCGAACGCCCACAGCACCGCATTCACAGCACCCATCAACGTGCTGAACAGCTGCTCGCGCTCGCTCAGTCGTTCGACCTCGGCGCGGGCATGCATCAGTGCCAGAAGTGTTTGCGCCTCGGTCGGCGGAAGGATGCCGACCCCCTTTTCGCTTCGCTGCTTCACCAGACTCATACCTGCGTTCCAAAAATGGCGTCAGGCACCGGCGGAGACCCGCTGAGTAGCTGTCGCAATAACACCAGAATGCAGTTCAGAGAGTGGCGATCGAGCAAAGTTCCGAACGGCTCCTATAGCCCGAATCCTGCCGATCAAAGGTCATGCAGGGACGACAGCCGGCCGTAGCGAGTAGGTTCGCAGGTGCTCAGCGAATTCCCGCAGTGACTGGATACCGCTGGCCTCAGCGTCCTGCACCCACTGTTTCATCGCAGCCAGCATGTCGTGACCGTTGGCGCTGGTACGCGTCCAGATCTGTTGCAGCGCCAGACGCTGCTCGTAAATGACCCGCAACGCCTGGCTCTGCTCCAGGATCACCTCGATACGCTGCTGTTGGTCGTCCTGCAGCAGGCTCGGCTCACGCGACAGCAGCCGCTTGGCACGGCGGAACTGGTGCCGGACAGAGGCGTCGGCACGCTGCAGCTCCAGCTGTACCAACGGTTTGATCACCAGCTTGCGGTACTGAGCCATGATCTGGAACCGGTTGTTGAGGATGGCCATCACACTGTCCATGTCCAGCTGATGCTTGGCCTCGACGCGGTGAGCAATCGGCGCCGTCCGGTTCACCTTGGCCAGACCCAGCAGGCTGAACAGCTTGATCCAGGCCCAGCCCATGTCGAATTCCCACTTGCGCACCGACAACTTCGCCGAATTCGGGTAGGTGTGATGATTGTTGTGCAGCTCTTCGCCGCCGATGAGGATGCCCCAGGGGACCAGATTGGTGGCCGCGTCGCGGCATTCGAAGTTGCGATAGCCGACCGCATGCCCCAGCCCATTGACGACGCCTGCCGCCCAGACCGGTATCCAGATCATCTGCACGGCCCAGACCGTCAGGCCGATCACACCGAACAGCGCCAGATCGAGGCCGAGCATCAAGACGATGCCAAGGTTGGGAAAACGCGAGTACAGGTTGCGCTCGACCCAGTCGTCGGGGCAGTTCTTGCCGTAGATGCGCAGGGTCTCCTCGTTCTTGGCTTCTTCCATGTACAGCTCCGCACCGCGCCGCAGCACCGTGCCGAGCCCCTTCTGCACCGGGCTGTGTGGATCGTCTGGAGTCTCGCATTTGGCGTGATGCTTGCGATGGATAGCGGTCCACTCGCGGGTGTTCATCGCCGTGGTCAGCCACAGCCAGAAGCGGAAAAAATGCTTGAGGCCCGCGTTCAGCTC from Pseudomonas sp. DNDY-54 encodes:
- a CDS encoding GGDEF domain-containing protein, with the translated sequence MSLVKQRSEKGVGILPPTEAQTLLALMHARAEVERLSEREQLFSTLMGAVNAVLWAFDWQAQQMIYVSPAYEQVFGRSAALLLADYGEWRNSIYPDDLEYAQQTMLEVLDKGAVEEREYRIIRADGQLRWLSDKCFIAHSADSARGPIIVGIAEDITEKKQLEGELQRLATIDVLTQSSNRRYFFECAQREFDLARQYATPMAFQLLDIDDFKRINDTHGHQMGDQVLQRVAQCGSSVLRRGDLFGRIGGEEFALLLPGCQPDLAEQIAERLQREIQRLVFTSPDGQRFGVTISLGVTYLRASDPDLSALFARADAAMYTAKRLGKNQVIVS
- the desA gene encoding delta-9 fatty acid desaturase DesA, encoding MWYTGFLDLSAWQVVAATLLLTHVTIVAVTVYLHRYSAHRSLELNAGLKHFFRFWLWLTTAMNTREWTAIHRKHHAKCETPDDPHSPVQKGLGTVLRRGAELYMEEAKNEETLRIYGKNCPDDWVERNLYSRFPNLGIVLMLGLDLALFGVIGLTVWAVQMIWIPVWAAGVVNGLGHAVGYRNFECRDAATNLVPWGILIGGEELHNNHHTYPNSAKLSVRKWEFDMGWAWIKLFSLLGLAKVNRTAPIAHRVEAKHQLDMDSVMAILNNRFQIMAQYRKLVIKPLVQLELQRADASVRHQFRRAKRLLSREPSLLQDDQQQRIEVILEQSQALRVIYEQRLALQQIWTRTSANGHDMLAAMKQWVQDAEASGIQSLREFAEHLRTYSLRPAVVPA